The DNA segment GTTACTAGtcctcgaagaatcacctcttacctcaatTATCGAATCTGGATACCTTTAAACTAATCATCCATCTAACCATCCATCTAAGCCAAACGAACCACAAGACGATATCAATTTTCTCCTCAAATCTAAGTGAAACAACCAGtaactcctcaagtcattaactcatcgcATACGCCCATATTTGAAGTCATTTCCATTAGTCGATTACTAACTCCTTAGAAGTCTACAACCCAGTCAATGTACCGATCAAATGATATGcccatagcattcacttaataatagagtagtcctttaacatcaacgagcttatatcaagaataactTTTAGCACTAGTTGCAATCTTATCCTGACAACCATGTCAGTTACTAATTTTGCCCAAACTGATCATATCATTGAGCAACCTACAATTGTTAAGCCATCAATGCACTTTGTCACTTTCGAGCAACCCATTGCTGAAACATGGAGATCATGTAACCCTTTGAACTATCTTTCCCATTTCCCACAGACTCCcacaataaacgagtctaatcgcgactctACACAATCGAATCCTTAGTCCATAACTTGATACTGAACTTGATCACGAGTCCGAATTAGATTATCACATCTTGTACCATACCACAACACGACATAAATCAACCATTCgtataagaatttaaggatgagtttccaccctccgtgggtgattaagataagaaagttcagctaccaattggaatcgactagataccaatttgaatgaagtcgcaCCAGATAATGAAAGCACTAGGAATGAAAGAATTAGAAGTTTCCTAAAATGTCCTAAAGTCTCTCATAGATAAGTATAGAGCTCATCGTACCGTTCCACAAGACTCTATTAGACACACTTTTGTATTATAGAttgggtaacctagggctctgataccaacttgtcatgacctaatttcactaagtcgtgcgggcacctgcCTTTTCCAactcgataagcgaacccttatcccaacaattaTACAAACATAGATAAATCAGAAGAAGATAGATTAacataagtctcacaataataatataaggaAATGCGAAAGTAAAGAAATACACCCCAGTATCTAGTCTGGTCAAacaagagcaactaactaaATACTATGAGTCTGAATGAtagtaatacatcaatagtctcaaatcatgtctcaggaatggaaataaagacataataaagGAAGAGTATTCAGGCAgtgaacgtcctcatgctcaccctgaaaggCTCGAATAAGAAAATCCTCGACAGTCAGCCACGAGGAGCAGAAGTCGATTCCACCTGATACTatgtattcataaaagaatgcaacaagtgtaggacagtgttatatcccgcatttttgtacattggaacaatccggattaactatggtagGTTAGggtcaaaaccattccgggatgcaaagtcgagacttttgaccttcgattttattttgagacataagttgtgcatgaatttgtttgcatggaacaattaggaaaatttgggaccaaaattggaattaatgaaagatggaaatcatgcaaaataaggcccttggccgtgtgagtgggagatggctcccacacatttttgtgtcaacttgtAATTgttccaacacatggtgtgggccatgaacacatGTTCAAGTCttgtgggagcttaaaagatgaaatCTAAGTCATCTAacttcatttcaacacttagaaaaaaaaaaaaaaaagagcaagaagtgaagagaaagtgaggctctcggccaaagagagggaaaaaccaacttcatttctagccattccaaaattatttccttgatgtaaacccactaatttgaggtccctaagtagcgtggaagtgttgttcgggtcatccaatcgtTCGTTGTGCCAattacaaaccctagcctagtgtggagttgaaagaagaaaggtaagaattgattatgttttatgtgttataaaggttgtatgcatgttgtagtatgttaaaattgatgaaaatcatgaaatataataagttggaattgaggccatgtgtatgaggtttggccgtgtgaggtgtgtgtatgttgtgttgtgtttaagtgatgaattaagttctatgtagtatgttaattgttgtagtgtgaagaaatgagtgagaattatcaatatgtgcatgttggtgtgttggccgaaaatgggtcatgttatatgacaaagaacgcattaatgtcgcttagtgttttagtggttgtcgtaatgacttctatgttggaaatgagcttttaatgactcaagattgatgttgtaaatgtatgggctgatttggaagttattgtacatttaatgtaacttgtataattatgagaatgatattgttagaatgtgaattgttggtgcaaatcatggtttggaaatgaggaatatgttataggggtgtctcgggtttgggggctattttcgggtagattggagcaatttttggattgttggaaatgttgtatgaattgattggaatgtctttaaatattgttggtatgggttcgggttagtatttgaatgtataagagtcgatgttggcttgaaggtaagccgttgaattggatttatgaatgttgttgaatgatgaaaaagagagttattaatgttgtattgcctttcggattgattattaatgttgctaggttggttgttgttgttgttgatttggccgagttaaattctcggggttggcctatttacagggaaatcgcccaaatttcgtagaattaagggctaaattggaattaaatgctcaaatatctctagctaatgtttggcatattatgacttgtttgtagaccttgggcagcccgagacgtaggttgcatttatcttgagtttgagctagcgttgagtgcgtacgaggtatgtaaagctccattctttcttcttcggcatgccttagttacaaataggctatgacacgagcctcgagaaaattctattctcgcaatccgagcatgtttatgactcctattcgtttcttggaaattcgtatgttggtatgatgaaatattggcctttatgcctttgaaatatttgattttcaacctttgcacaaaaagtttggcttttaaaagttccgtaactacgaacgctcgtatctttctgCGTAAAGGCtcgattgcctcgatatgctcgtaggtgattgtatgatgtatgataagtatgtttttcataggcgggcccgactcgggtcaacgcccgtccgtgggccccgcgactctcctttttgtaattctgatgacttatgacaaaatatgatatgactaatatcccgactttaagtatggtcattttacttatcatttgagtctatgataatgattttatgcatatggttactcacgactctgttcgtgcattctgttatatccttcgccgagtcccgggccggtctgttgtcgtgcgcactttgttatactccggtggtATGCTGTTATATGGTTCGCCGAGCATCTCGATAGAGGgacgggttccgcttatatttggtgttgtgctgtgtatggcgttatgatgtgatatgatgtgtgacggggatacggagatttgaaactttctggtgttatgctgtgttatggcgccatcgataggcgggcgaccatattttctgtgccctatgcatgactcgtatttttttttaaaagtaaacattttgatattttggaaatgcatttattttctgtacctctatttcggttacgactcagatttgtatactacattttctgctttgcatactcagtacatatttcgtactgaccccctttcttcgggggctgcgtttcatgcccgcaggtacagacgcacagtttggtgatccacctgtttaggacaccctcttctgctgtttggagtgctccccttattccggagccacattttggtatatattcgttcgctgcattgtatatatttgttcaggggtacggcggggccctgtcccgtcatatgattctgtttgtctgtttagaggtctgtggacatgtatgtgggttatgcccattctgtacagttgtatttgtatgatatatgttctgggcgatcccattcgccgtggcggcctcgtcggcttgcatttgtatatgttttgagccgttgcgccatttgatagccttgccggctttgatatatatatatggttgtgtttgcgATGTGTTTGggacagtgtttgatatttgtatctgtataagccatctgtttgcgactcggattgtgattgtgtttggggtgcccaattcgggcactagtcacggcctacggggttgggtcgtgacagacagtacaaacaacaagtaatggcaagtatcataggccgactaagacaagctaacgtatataaagataacaaagcaagataaacacataaaacaacaagtacaagtcaacacaaATCCGTATCCATAGTACAAGTCATCAACTAGGTtataaaaataagttttcaaaagaattaaaAAGTGGTACTTTCACTTTTGCTTTGGAAaaaagctctcttctctctcttcatgCAAACCCTAAAAAGTGAGCAAACCCTACTTTAATGTTGGTGGCCACGAGCTAACCACCACCGGTGGTTGGCCATGATTTTGCTTCATCGTCCCAGTTCCCTCCTTTGAACCCCATAACAATAACTACCTTGAACAATAATCCTAATCCAGTACTAAACGTAGACAAAACCCTATTATATGCTAATCTAGTTGATCCAAAACACTTGAATCATGACATGTGGACGTCTTAAAATGATATTGAGCCTACTGAGGTCAAAAAAGTACAGATAAAGGATGTAAAACATGTGGTTAGATGGATAGTGGCTGAGGTTTCACGTATGAACTCCATTGAAGAACTCGACTACGCAGTGGTGGGCAAATTTTCATATGGATGGCCATAGTTGGAGGAACTGAGAGTGcaaattccaaaacaatgtGGTATCAAAGGTAGATGTAGGGTTGGTTTATTTAGACATCATCATATTCTAATGAGGTTTGATCTATTGGAAGATTTTATTACGATGACTTCTAAAGGTGTTcacaatattaattaaaaagatgGGTGTTATTATCGTatgagactattgatatatgatcctatgtttaaaattgaagaagaaaccaCAAAAGCTATGGCTTGGATTTCTTTTCCACATATATTGCCAACTTTCTTTGTTAAAGAATCATTATTTTCTTTGGCATCAGAAGTTGGCAAGCCATTACAATTGTACATGGCTACTATTAATAAAACTAGACCTAGTTGTGCGAAGGTCAAGGTGTTGGTGGATTTTCTTGATGATCTCCCTGATTCTGTAACAATGGATATTATTGATGAGGACAATAACAAGTCTAGGGAAGTGGTTGTTAAGATATAGTACGATGTGTTGCCAAAATACTGTAAAAAATGCATACTACAAGGTTATGATGAAGAGGGTTGTCAAATTCTTCCTCCTTAATTAAGAACTGTTACATCAGCTGATAAAGAAGTGGAGGATGGGAAGCAGAATGGTGAAGTGATTTTAAATTCTGATAGTAGTGCATGGAATAAAGTCAGTCATGACAACTATTAACTCGTGGGAAggtttttggaaatctttgtCAAGTTTAACCCCGTCAAAGATAATAGAATGCTGGCAAAGGAAAATGTCTCAGGGATTTCTAATGAGATAGGAAATGATCATGCTGGGAATGTGATAATCACGCAAAACAAGTTTGATATTTTAGGCAATGAAGATGAGACAAAAGAGGATGGTGAGGACGGCATCAAAGACCAAACAAAATCTGATCTTGTTGATGATAATGATCAAAGAAGGCCTGATATTGCTGTTAAAACAGTAGAGGGATTGATAAATAAGGCTATTCAAAGAGATGAGCAGGATTGTAGACATTCAGCTACTAAGGATGATAATTTAGTTGTTCAAAAGATGGATCAGGTATCTGTGGAAGATAAGAAGGCGGATGGAAAGGAGGTTACTCCAGTTGTTGATATGTTGGCAAGAAATACTCTATCTCCCTCAAAATGGGGTGATAGAGTAGAACATGAAATGCTGGAGGATAAGGAAGATAGAGAGCATGTGGAAGACCTGATTAATACAGATAAGTAAGGTAGAGAGGAAGCTGTAAAGGAGAGAGAGGATTTAGATCCTCCAGTAGATATTTTAGTGAATTAGTAGTCTCAGGAAGTGGTGCAGTGTCATGATAATATTGGAGAGACCATTCAATCTGAATGGTACCCTTCTAGATCACCACAGGTTCAGTCAAAAAATGTTATCTCAGCAAAAGCAGTAGGAGAAGCAAGCAAGTCAAGTGGTGGGAAAGTTTCTCCTTTGAAGGAAAACTCTCCAATGAGAAATTTGCATGATTTGGTTTCTCATAATATAGTAGAGGAGTTCAGGCAGCCATCAGAGAAAatagaagataatgtgattaaAGACAAAGATGCAGACTCAGTGCCAGATTCTCCTTCCAAAAAAGCTATAAAGGGGGGAAAGATAGGAAAGAAAAAAGGTCCAGCACAAGTTCAAGCACCAGTTAGAGTGTTGTCAAAGAGAACTGCTTCTAAAGCTATTGTTAAATGATGAAAGCTTTCATATGGAATATAAGGTCTGTGAGAACTCAACAAGCTTTTCATAGATTACGAATGTTGCACATACATCATAAATTCTCTTTTATTGCTTTGATGGAGCCTTTTCAACAAGCAAGATGTATTGATAATTATAGAAGGAAATTAGGAATGACTCATGCTGGAGTAAATAATTCAGGAAAAATTTAGTACTTTATAGAGGACAACATGGATGTAGAGGTGATTTCTGATTCTGTACAACAAGTTTCCTTGAAACTGGTTTTCCTAGATCTGAATAAAACCTTAGTCATCACACTAATTTATGCAAAGTGTGATGAAAGGGAAAGATTACAGTTATGGGAGGACATATATGATGTAGCAGGTTCCACTAATTCTCCATGGTTAGTTGGAGGGGACTTCAATGTTGTGTTGCATGAAGATGAGAAAATAGGTGGGATTCCTGTTCAGCCTCAAGACTATGAAGACTTTGCCTTTTGTGTGAATTCTTGTGAACTATTGGAAACTGGTTTTAAAGGGAGTCAttttacttggtggaatggtagagGAGGTGCTGATTGTATTTTTGAGAGATTGGATAGGGTTTTCTTCAATCAACAGTTTCAGCAATAAATTTGCTGACATTAAAATAGAGCATTTGGCAAGAACTGGCTCTGACCATGCTCCTCTACTAATCTCTTTGAAGGAGCAGGGTCAGGTGGTGATAAGGCCCTTTAAATTCTTAAAATTCTGGATAGAACACCAAGATTTTCTATCTGTTGTTCGCAATAATTGGGCCTCATAGGTGACAAGGaatccttttattttgtttaaacaAAAGTTGAAGCATCTAAAAGGTATTCTATCTGCATGGAGTAATGAGGTATATGGTGATATTTTTAAACATTTGATGATTAGAGAAGAAATAGTCAGGCTCAAGGAAGAGTTTTTTGAGACTGATCCTTCCCCTATGAACAGAATGGTTCTCCAACAGGCTCATGCTGAACTCAAAAAGTATTTACACTTTGAGGAGGAATTCTGGAGGCAAAAAGGCAAATGTAACATGGTTTGCAGAAGATGACAGAAATAGTAGATTCTTTCATAATCTTGTAAATGGTAGGAGAAAGAGATTACTAGTAAAAAGAATTCAGAATGCTAATAGTGATTGGTTAGAAGAAGCTTCAGACATGGCTAGGGAAGCAGAaagtttctttaaaaaaattctcaCGGGAGGAGGAATCTCCGATTTTAGTTTACCGAATCACATTCAGCTATGGTAACTCGAGGATGGCAATTTAACTTTGGTGGCTTTGCCTGATATAGAATAAGTTAAAAGTGCAGTGTTTGCAATGAATGGTGACAGTGCTTGTGGTCCTGATGGTTTTTCTGGGGCTTTCTTCCAAATCTGTTGGAATATAGTAGGGGTTGATGTGTTCAATATTGTTAAAGCCTTTTGTGAAGGTTTTACTCTTCCAAAGTCAGTTACACATACTAATGGTGTCGCCGCCTAAGAAGAATGATGTACGACTTATCGATATGAGGCCTATAAGCTTGAGTAACTTTATTAATAAAGTTATTTCAAGAGTTGTGCATGGAAGACTGGAATCTGTACTGCCTAAGCTCATCTCTACAAACCAATCaggtttttgtcacgacccaaccccgtaggccgtgactagtgcccgatctgggcacccaaacacacctatcaaaggctatcacaaggtatatcaaatgcatccaagtatataacagaagccgactaGGTTGAgttccaaatatataaaatttccgTAAAAATTTTAaggagtttcctttgttttacggactatgcAAAATAACCCGCGTAttttaaaataccaacaaaggccacacagggccaacagagcaacatatatatatatgcgggccgacaaggctgccgcagCGAAtgaaatcgcccaaacacaacatatacaaacataaccgtacggaagtaggcacaacccacaaaacatggccacagacctctaaacagacagacagaatcatatgacgggacagggccccgccgtacccctgaatgaatatatacaaatgcatgaacaaatatataccaaaaatataagctccgggatgagaggagcactccaaatagcataagagggtgtcctaaacaggtggatcaccaaactgtgcgtccgtactgcggcatgaaacgcccttcgaagaaaggggtcgacacGAAATATGTAtagagtatgcaaagcagaaaatgtaatatacaaatccgagatcaaatcgaaatagaggtacaaaaagtaaatgcatttccgaaatatcaaaatgttacttcaaaatataaatcatgcatgtggcacggaaatatggtcgcccgcccgtcgatggcaccataacacaagataacaccgtaaagtttcaaatctccgaatctccgcctacatatcatacacgcatatcgccatacacgcATCAAACCAAATATAAGTGAACCCGGCTCGAGCgagaactcggtgaaccataaacacaagataacacctgAGTATAtaataatgcgcacgacaatgTAACCGGctccgggaaccggcgaacgatatcatagtaggcacgagcggagtagcgagtaatcatatgcataaaatcattatcataaatccataagataagtaaaatagtcatactcgaaatcggaataataattatcacttttgtttcaaaggttatcgaattcacataaaagggcgtcgcaggacccacggacgagtatagacccgaactgagcccgcctatgaaaaacatactcattctatatcatacaagctcctacaaaaatttcaaagcaaaccgagcttttctgagaaagttatgggcgtttgaacttttggaatcgctaaagaataagctttaaaaccaaaaatcagctttcatgaaatctttacaaattatgaattccaaggatataagaatcaatgttatggcatatgagcacaagaataccaaggaaacacatgcgaatcatagacaagctcggattgcgaaaatagagtttcctagaggctcgtatcatagcctacttttactaaggcatgccaaaaagaaaggttactttacatacctcaaacgctctccaaaatgatccaaactcaagctaatccaacctatgattcggctgcccacgatctataaacaagccataaaatgccaaacattagctaatgacttttaggcctCATTTCAaaattcgcccttaattctacgtaaatttgggcaaagatttccccgtaaataggccaccccgagaatttaactcggccatatcaatcaacaacaacaacaataaccaacctagcaacatcaacaaccaatccgaaaagcaatacaacaacaatagctttcttttccattattcaacaacttacataaattcaattcgacgacttaccttcaagccaaaatcgacgcttatacattcacatactaacccaaacccctaccaacaatatttaaggacattctaagcaattcatacaacattttcgacaacccaaatttttccaaattaggccgaaaacagcccctaaaccgagaGCAAATTTCCTAtacccattcctcattttcatgtcatgatttgtatccacaatttattctaacaatgctatctcatccatataccaattacattaaatatacaatagcctccaaatcagtccgcaacatttacaacatcaatttgagtcaataaacattcatttccaacataaaattcatagcgacgacgattaaaacattaagcgatattcattcgttcattgtcatttaatatgacccatttcgaccaacactaaacatatacataaatggataattctcaatcgttcttgtcacgacccaaccccgtaggccgtgactagtgcccgatctgggcacccaaacacacctatcaaacgctatcacaaattatatcaaacacacccaAGTATAtgacagaagccgacaaggctgtattccaaatttagataatttccagaaaaatttcggcagagtttcctttgttttacggactatccaaaataaccctgcgcacagaaaataccaacaaaggccacacagggccaacagagcaacatatatatatatgcgggccgacaaggctgccgcggcgaatgaaatcgcccaaacacaacatatacaaacatatacatagcatatcgccatacacagcatcacaccaaatatgagtggaacccggccctcaagCGATGAAcccggtgaaccataaacacaacataacaccggaaCGTATCATAATGCGCaagacaacagaaccggcccgggaaccggcgaacgatatcatagtagacacgagcggagtagtgagtaatcatatgcataaactcattatcataaatccaaaagataagtaaaatagtcatattcgaaatcggaataataattattactatttgtttcaaagttatcgaattcacataaaagggcgtcgcgggacccacgtaCGAGTATAGACTCGAActgagcccgcccatgaaaaacatactcattctacgtcatacaaactcctacgaaaatttcaaagcaatccgagcttttctgagaaagttatgagcgtttgaacttttggaatcgctaaagaataagcattaaaataaaaaatcagctttcatgacatctttacaaattatgaattccaaggatataaggatcaatgttatggcatatgagcacaagaatatcaaggaaacacatgcgaatcatagacaagctcggattgcgagaatagagtttcttagaggctcgtatcatggcctactttaactaaggcatgccaaaaagaaaggttactttacatacctcaaacgctctccaaaatgatccaaactcaagctaatccaaactatgattcgggctgcccacgatctaaaaataatccataaaatgccaaacattagctaatgacttttaggccttaaattccaaattcgcccttaattctacgtaaatttgggcaagatttcccgtaagtaggccaccccgagaatttaactcggccatatcaatcaacaacaacaacaataaccaacctagcaacatcaacaaccaatccggaaagcaatacaataacaatagctttcttttccattattcaacaacttacataaattcaattcgacgacttaccttcaagacaaaatcgacgcttatacattcacatactaacccaaacccctaccaacaatatttaaggacattctaagcaattcatacaacattttcgacaacccaaatttttccaaattaggTCGAAAAAAATGTTCCTAAACCGAGAACGACCCCCTAtacccattcctcattttcatgtcatgatttgtatccacaatttattctaacaatgctatctcatccatataccaatta comes from the Lycium ferocissimum isolate CSIRO_LF1 unplaced genomic scaffold, AGI_CSIRO_Lferr_CH_V1 ctg18913, whole genome shotgun sequence genome and includes:
- the LOC132042884 gene encoding uncharacterized protein LOC132042884; translation: MDVEVISDSVQQVSLKLVFLDLNKTLVITLIYAKCDERERLQLWEDIYDVAGSTNSPWLVGGDFNVVLHEDEKIGGIPVQPQDYEDFAFCVNSCELLETGFKGSHFTWWNGRGEHLARTGSDHAPLLISLKEQEWFSNRLMLNSKSIYTLRRNSGGKKANVTWFAEDDRNSRFFHNLVNGRRKRLLVKRIQNANSDWLEEASDMAREAESFFKKILTGGGISDFSLPNHIQLCACGPDGFSGAFFQICWNIVGVDVFNIVKAFCEGFTLPKSVTHTNGVAA